From a region of the Helianthus annuus cultivar XRQ/B chromosome 5, HanXRQr2.0-SUNRISE, whole genome shotgun sequence genome:
- the LOC110943176 gene encoding uncharacterized protein LOC110943176: MTNPNAKQDVSLYYRGNKFEATPSQSAKISTAFSADGFSKVSRFPIAQAELETGTTTRPPKLKGAEDFSTWKTRIQSFFKYTDNNLWLSVTAGPHIPTVIRGDAVVDTNDATTFTDEDKSLIQHDHHAHAALTMALSTNDCNMFEEHRTANALCNALIEYYEGNEELIESKRDMVQKQYDMFCGVRGESLSDHISRFLNMMTKMKKAGNPVTNRAAIKKLLDSLPKEWSLQCMMIKKDFLNNPNPVTLSDLINTLRAFEMDVNKREMNTAGYPPKSTQTSAGLKNVAFLASGGITPQASDLIYANASASASKAPQPSEKTISVGDTQALKVSTENVALFNMFLSSYEALMSGELKKEMLTAEDMYQNRGHFKRDCPLLKEGNSETTPAVKQITVEENKSNASPNTPKALVVEDYDWSEEIAETKEQVNKALMAKISSESSLKQFEKQTVGILKGDNVADKGLKSILTSVEPENEKKCGEAEEHVSKEASDQKKGKEKVPAAAMKVDSSKEKADKDLNKLQK; encoded by the exons gtttttcaaaagtttcaaggtTTCCAATTGCTCAAGCGGAACTTGAGACTGGAACAACTACTCGGCCACCAAAGTTGAAAGGGGCTGAAGACTTTAGCACTTGGAAGACTCGCATTCAATCGTTCTTCAAGTACACGGACAACAATCTGTGGCTCTCTGTCACCGCTGGACCCCACATTCCAACGGTTATTCGAGGAGATGCGGTAGTTGACACCAATGATGCAACTACCTTTACTGATGAAGACAAGTCTCTAATCCAACATGATCATCATGCTCATGCTGCCTTAACCATGGCACTATCAACTAATGactgcaacatgtttgaagaacaccgaacTGCAAATGCACTCTGCAATGCATTGATTGAGTACTATGAGGGaaatgaagagttgatcgaaagCAAGAGAGATATGGTGCAGAAACAATATGACATGTTTTGTGGAGTTCGTGGAGAAAGTCTTTCCGATCACATCAGTCGCTTTCTGaatatgatgaccaaaatgaAAAAGGCTGGAAATCCTGTCACAAACCGTGCTGCAATAAAGAAGCTGCTAGATTCACTACCCAAGGAATGGAGCCTACAatgcatgatgatcaagaaggatttCCTCAACAATCCAAATCCTGTCACTCTGTCCGACTTGATTAACACCCTAAGAGCCTTTGAAATGGATGTCAACAAAAGAGAGATGAACACTGCTGGTTACCCACCAAAGTCAACTCAAACCTCTGCCGGATTGAAAAACGTAGCATTTCTTGCTTCAGGTGGCATCACTCCACAAGCTTCTGATTTAATCTATGCAAACGCTTCCGCAAGCGCATCGAAAGCTCCACAACCCAGTGAAAAGACCATCTCAGTTGGTGATACACAAGCGTTGAAGGTGTCTACTGAAAACGTGGCACTGTTCAACATGTTTCTAAGCAGCTATGAAGCTTTGATGTCTGGAGAACTGAAGAAGGAAATGCTCACTGCcgaagacatgtatcag AATCGGGgccatttcaagcgtgattgtcctCTGTTGAAGGAAGGAAACAGTGAAACCACTCCTGCTGTAAAGCAAATCACAGTTGAAGAAAACAAGAGCAACGCATCTCCCAACACGCCAAAAGCTTTAGTCGTCGAAGactatgattggagtgaagaaaTTGCTGAAACTAAGGAGCAAGTTAACAAAGCTCTTATGGCAAAAATCTCAAGCGAGTCCTCACTCAAACAGTTTGAAAAACAAACAGTTGGAATCCTAAAAGGAGACAACGTAGCGGACAAAGGTTTGAAAAGCATTCTCACTTCAGTGGAGCCTGAGAATGAAAAGAAGTGTGGAGAAGCAGAGGAGCATGTTTCGAAAGAGGCATCTGATCAAAAGAAGGGTAAGGAAAAGGTCCCAGCAGCCGCCATGAAAGTAGATTCATCAAAAGAGAAGGCTGACAAGGACTTGAATAAACTCCAGAAATAG